In Solanum stenotomum isolate F172 chromosome 6, ASM1918654v1, whole genome shotgun sequence, one DNA window encodes the following:
- the LOC125866644 gene encoding pto-interacting protein 1-like, which produces MSCFGCCDDDDMHKPADHGPFMTNNAAGYNAGQRATESAQRETQNVNILPIAVPSITVDELKDITDNFGTKALIGEGSYGRVYHGVLKSGRAAAIKKLDSSKQPDREFSAQVSMVSRLKHENVVELLGYSVDGGLRVLAYEYAPNGSLHDILHGRKGVKGAQPGPVLSWAQRVKIAVGAAKGLEYLHEKAQPHIIHRDIKSSNVLLFDDDVAKIADFDLSNQAPDMAARLHSTRVLGTFGYHAPEYAMTGQLSSKSDVYSFGVVLLELLTGRKPVDHTLPRGQQSLVTWATPRLSEDKVKQCVDARLGTDYPPKAIAKMAAVAALCVQYEADFRPNMSIVVKALQPLLHARPAPSETSNM; this is translated from the exons ATGAGCTGCTTCGGTTGTTGTGACGATGATGACATGCATAAACCTGCTGATCATGGACCATTCATGACCAACAATGCAGCAG GCTACAATGCAGGGCAGCGTGCAACAGAAAGTGCGCAAAGGGAGACGCAGAATGTTAACATCCTGCCCATTGCTGTTCCTTCTATAACTGTTGATGAGTTAAAAGACATCACAGACAACTTTGGTACAAAAGCTTTGATAGGTGAGGGATCGTATGGAAGGGTATACCATGGTGTCCTGAAAAGTGGGCGGGCTGCAGCCATTAAAAAGTTAGACTCGAGCAAGCAGCCTGATCGAGAATTTTCAGCACAG GTTTCCATGGTATCAAGACTAAAACATGAAAACGTGGTTGAGTTACTCGGTTATAGTGTGGACGGCGGTCTTCGTGTGCTGGCTTATGAGTATGCCCCAAATGGATCTCTCCATGACATTCTTCATG GACGAAAAGGTGTGAAAGGTGCACAGCCAGGTCCAGTATTATCATGGGCCCAACGGGTTAAAATTGCTGTTGGAGCTGCAAAAGGGCTAGAGTACTTGCATGAAAAAGCACAGCCACATATCATCCATCGTGATATTAAGTCTAGCAATGTCCTACTCTTTGATGATGATGTTGCTAAGATTGCGGATTTTGATTTATCAAATCAAGCTCCTGATATGGCAGCACGCCTTCACTCTACACGTGTTCTTGGAACCTTTGGTTATCATGCTCCTGA ATATGCAATGACTGGTCAGCTGAGTTCAAAGAGTGATGTTTACAGCTTTGGTGTTGTCCTCCTTGAACTACTCACAGGCCGTAAACCTGTTGATCATACATTACCACGTGGCCAACAGAGTCTTGTGACATGG GCAACACCAAGACTTAGTGAAGATAAAGTTAAGCAATGTGTTGACGCTAGACTCGGTACAGATTACCCTCCTAAGGCCATTGCAAAG ATGGCTGCAGTTGCTGCTTTGTGTGTGCAATACGAAGCTGATTTTCGGCCAAACATGAGCATTGTGGTAAAAGCTCTTCAACCTCTGTTGCACGCTCGACCTGCACCTAGTGAAACATCAAACATGTGA